In Zunongwangia profunda SM-A87, the following proteins share a genomic window:
- a CDS encoding RagB/SusD family nutrient uptake outer membrane protein, producing the protein MKINIKRNIILAAIAASLGITSCGDDFVEVDPPYGINSDSYFTAEDDYYNALIGTYDILQSTYANVILGEIASDNAHAGGESATDVIGWQQVDRMQHTPVNDNLDDIWDWNFAGVYRASFMLENADNIDFEGKSQLLAEAHFLRAYFNFELLKWFGPIPIKPEGRFTLGEAKTIPRSSKAEVYALIEQDLTYAEENLAVNAPEVGRVTKGAAQALLGKVYLYQDKFSEAATELQKVINSGKYHLYGTQGDEDYANLFEYSAENSAESVFEIQYTGTEGAGFGCLQCSEGNVMVGFSGIRGYAGPVFESGYGFNLPTEEAYNSFESGDARQEVSLLDIEAWAAETGATYNIGNQDEVTGHTGYYNRKYLPRQNDNLGDANLTQPNNYRAIRYADVLLMAAEALNRGGIDDAQARAYLNMVRDRAGLAPVDDSGTSLTEQIYMDRRSEMIGEGHRFFDLVRTGRAEQFIDGFTTGKNEVFPIPLEEIQFAQGNWDQNAGY; encoded by the coding sequence ATGAAGATAAATATCAAAAGAAATATAATTTTGGCAGCAATTGCCGCTTCGCTGGGAATTACCTCCTGCGGGGATGATTTTGTAGAAGTAGATCCTCCGTATGGAATTAACTCTGATTCCTACTTCACTGCAGAAGATGATTATTACAATGCATTAATAGGAACGTATGATATTTTACAAAGTACCTATGCGAATGTAATCCTGGGTGAGATCGCCTCGGATAATGCTCATGCCGGCGGGGAAAGTGCAACAGATGTGATTGGCTGGCAACAGGTAGATCGTATGCAACATACTCCGGTAAACGATAACCTTGACGATATTTGGGACTGGAATTTTGCGGGAGTATACCGTGCCAGTTTTATGTTGGAAAATGCCGATAATATCGATTTTGAAGGTAAATCTCAATTATTAGCGGAAGCCCATTTTTTAAGAGCCTATTTTAATTTTGAGTTACTAAAATGGTTTGGCCCCATTCCTATTAAACCTGAAGGTAGATTTACGTTAGGGGAAGCAAAAACAATTCCTAGATCATCAAAAGCTGAAGTTTATGCACTGATCGAACAGGATTTAACCTATGCCGAAGAAAATTTAGCGGTAAATGCTCCCGAAGTTGGTCGTGTTACCAAAGGTGCAGCGCAGGCTTTATTGGGGAAAGTTTATTTATATCAGGATAAATTTTCTGAAGCTGCGACCGAACTTCAAAAAGTGATCAATTCTGGTAAATATCATCTTTATGGTACTCAGGGTGATGAAGATTACGCTAACCTGTTCGAGTATTCCGCAGAGAATAGTGCAGAATCAGTTTTCGAAATTCAATATACCGGTACTGAGGGGGCTGGATTTGGATGTTTACAGTGTAGCGAAGGTAATGTAATGGTTGGTTTTAGCGGAATTAGAGGTTATGCCGGTCCTGTTTTTGAATCGGGTTACGGCTTTAACCTACCTACAGAAGAAGCATACAATTCTTTCGAATCTGGAGATGCCAGACAGGAGGTAAGCTTACTTGATATCGAAGCCTGGGCTGCAGAAACCGGAGCCACTTACAATATAGGTAATCAGGATGAGGTTACCGGACATACCGGTTATTATAACCGTAAATATTTGCCAAGACAAAACGATAACCTTGGTGATGCCAATTTAACGCAACCAAATAATTACAGAGCGATTAGATATGCAGATGTATTGTTAATGGCAGCAGAGGCTTTAAACCGTGGCGGTATTGATGATGCCCAGGCGAGAGCTTATTTAAATATGGTTAGGGATCGTGCCGGTTTAGCACCGGTAGATGATAGCGGTACAAGTCTTACTGAACAAATTTATATGGATAGAAGGTCTGAAATGATAGGAGAAGGCCACCGATTCTTTGATTTGGTAAGAACAGGTAGAGCCGAACAGTTTATCGATGGATTTACTACTGGTAAAAATGAAGTGTTCCCTATTCCATTAGAAGAAATACAATTTGCTCAGGGTAACTGGGATCAAAACGCTGGTTATTAA